CCATGCGAACCATTGGATCGTACAGATAGGATACCCCGAATTAAACGTGGAACGCAAGAAGTCACAAAATTgtggaaaaagataaataataattgttataaagaATAGTAATTCACGTAAAGTTTTGTAACATACAGACAAGTGTTATATGGGAACTGTTCGAGTAGTTCAAGAAAAAAGTGGTACAAGTGacaaaatctttaatttaagaaattggtaaagttaataatttctttagtagagaaatttgtatgattttaaatattaggttgtctgaaatgtttcttttattttataaggaaataatagaagcacaatgttttttgttttatattagtttattgaattatgcacgaacataataatagaaatataacgaaatggatcatacctaattcaataaaataatataaaacaaaaattgttgttcatttattattacctTATGAAACGGAAGAAGCTTTTCGAACAtcctaatattaatatactatTTCGCCATATgtaatcatataataatacttggaaatttataacaaaattttgttgataGATACGGATGCTTCTTATATGTATCTTGTTGGAGGAAGAAACACTTGTACCATTTTTCATTGgtagtatataacattatagttaatgaaattcaatCATTGCGATCCACAGCGGGCGTGTTAATAGAGTTTCGTTCCTCGAGATATCAAGTAGAATAGTAGGTTGGTTTTAAAAGTCAGAGTGACAGTAAATCTTGATATCACGTGTCTCAATGTATCATAGCATTATAACAGTTGGTTTTCGTGGTTATATAGTGATTCTTGGTTTTTTGGAGATAAGGTTGAATTATCTTGTTAGGAATATTGAATTTGTCTATActaaaacatgaaaattttgctgatcaaaaatttttgaattccTTGATTTTTGAATCTGAAAATTCCAGAAATTGTAGATCAGTAGATATCATTTTGATGTCATACTACTAGATTGAAGAACTTCTCGAAAAGTTCAAATTACAATTctcaatgaatattttattagcagGTTCCATTCTCTTCTTCATGTCATACTAGTGACTTGaggaatttcttgaaaatctcTCTCGTTTATCTTTTCTACGAGTAAGGTTAcagtttgaaatattgatgGAAACCAAACTATATAGTTTCGTTCACGAATAGTTGGTGAAGTTAACATTCCGTTCGAGTCACCGAATTCAGTACGTCGGTGCTATTTTCTAGGAGCTATCCTAAGTAAGTATTCTCGTCGCTTCACGTTGTGCAGAATGGAAAGTCGAACGTTGTGCTCGTGCCTCGAATGATCATCTTTCGTAAAATTGTACCAAAGATATCAGAAACTCGTTTACCTTCCACATTTAACCCAGTTACGGAAATCTATTTCGgtagaaaaattccaattccACAAAATTATTCACTTCTCCAACGTTTCTCTTCTCAAACGTCATTCCTTGAAATTTGTAAGTTCGTCACATCAATTTTTAGCGACTGTTCAGCGGTTTATCtctaatgtatgtatatgtgaaAGAATATGCCGAGATGTCACACTTTTGCCTTTCTATCGTTAGCTTAATGTCATCTCCAACAACTTTCTATCGGTTCCCGatactttcataaatttggattatcgatattatcaTTGTTTAATCAATTAACAGACCATCAACCTTGACACAAGTTAacttgattaaaatttatctctaAAATTGTTAGTTTATTCTGAAACTATTACCTATAATAGCATAGTGATAATCTTTCTTAAATACTCTTGACAATAGCTTATTTGCTAATCTCTGATTTTAAATTCTAGTATCGTGGTAATGTTCtcagaatattttcttattaaaagatatcgtctttatagaatattttttaatctgaGACTTAAAAGCCtgtaataatatcataataattttttaaaagacttttaatcttaaaatatcattgacaacggtgtattttttaatcaaagacagaaaatttcattccctaaaaaagttaaaaattgaaaaattgtattaatcgAATAATCTTCGGGTTATTACTCTCTTGGATCGGTCCGGGTATTGATCTTGACAAAGCAACTGTGGCTTACGGTAATCAACGTAACAGGAAGATCAGTGGTAAGCCGGTTCACCAAAATGACTGCCGAccaaaataaaaagcaaacaCGTTTCGGAGCGAGAAACGAAACTGAGAGGCCCACTTTCCCGTCGGTCTTCCTGGCGTTAATGAACAGCTACGAGTTTCACGATCAAGCTCCTGTTTCCACGTTGGtaaaggggaaaaagaagaggaaaaaggggGCCACCGTTGACCCCATTCCACGTCTTGTTTATGTCCATTCGTTAGTTTGCACGCGGTTACTTTCATTTTTGAGAGAGACGATCGTAAACCATCCTATAAGATATATCGTTCGTAACTTTTTAAAGACATCTGCAGAAAAAGTGGCTATCGATCTTCTCCATGAATTGTTTTTCTTGTTGAAAATTACTCTTCTCTTTTGGTCTTTGAGTTTTGTGCaactttttatcgttatttttaatctaaaaagaaaagagaagtaTATTACTGGGATGAAGTTGTAAGCGttgcaaaatttttgttattaaagatGAAGTTTTTGAATGTAACTTCTATTGTTCTGGGAGAAATATGAAAGACGAGTTATTTTGCAATTGCAGTTAGCTTTGTTAGAGGTTGATACTATACGAACACAGttcacattaaaaaaattgtaacattgATAACTGTATGTGATACcgaacaatgaaaattttaaattctgctcttctttttatgtttaaatGCATATTGCAGAACCTACGTCATATTTAATTCACATTTGTTggaattaatatcgatttgattagaattaattactacttcatcaatttttaattctgaatGAATTCATAATCAAGAAACAGCTCAACTAATTTCACTAAGGGCGAGGGCTACACTTCTACAAAGATAtctctattaaaattcttctcctccttttaaatttcaatattagcGTATGGAATAAAGTATAAGAGGTACTTGAACGCTCGCGTGATCGATGGTCAAGATGTAAAGAGAGATAGCGCGTGAAGGTCGAGCGGAATATAGATTGAAATCAACCTGtaattataagtataatgCTCGTGTACGAGGTACTGTTTCAGTTAAAACACAGTAGATTGTATCTGCAGTTGGTTGAATATTTAGAGGTTGTTACTGTGTTACTAGGTATATACCTagtataattatgtattatacagTCACTAGAGTCACCTAGATGACTAACGTACCATGATTGGTTCATTTGCATCTCTGTTTAGACGATGAGTGTATTTTCTTCCGATAGATGATACCGATTcgatttcatttacattttcgtaaatattatatattttacttcttctttattgtttatatactTGCCTATCGCGTATgcttgataataaataaagatgtgaaataaatgaataaattatagatgCGAAAGGaagtaataattcttaaatagttggtaattaaaaaataatcttcgcAGTTATTCCTGTGTTGCTTCCTTTTCGTTTCTGCACTTGGGGACCCGATAAGGACCAAGAAAGAGTGAGTAGATGACTTTGTAATTAATTGGCGAAATAAATAGCTGTGAAATTTGTAACAATAGAtgtatgaattaaaaaatcgtatttaattaatagtgAATAGTTAgcggatatttatacatttatgggaaatttagaAGTACAGAAATGCATACAATGTTCAtcatacgtaaaaatatataaaaagtcaaaagtactcgttataatatttagagaataaaatagatttttgcttagatcttatttttttaactatgTTCATAATTTGtgatgaatttgtataaacacatgcgattaaatattttgtattatattgcatatagtaatagtaataatattatacaaaacaaatattataatatagaaaaaaataattacaaatttcagaGCACCTCTAAGCCCACCTCCAAGCCAATATGGCCCACCTGCGACTTCTTATGGAGTTCCAAACGTAGGAAGCTCCTACAACGCACCATCTGATTCCTACGGTGCTCCACCACCACCATCTTCCTCCTATGGTGCACCTTCCTCTTCTTACGGTGCTCCATCAGGACCATCTTCTTCTTATCACGCACCATCAGGACCATCCTCTTCCTACAACGCACCATCATCCAGTTATGGTGCTCCATTAGGTCCATCCTCTTCTTACGGTGCACCATCGTCCAGTTATGGTGTTCCATCAGGTCCATCCTCTTCTTACGGTGCACCATCGTCCAGTTATGGCGTTCCAGCAGGCCCATCCTCTTCCTATGGTGCTCCATCCGATCACGGTGCTGATCACGGTTCTTTTGGAGGCGATCAAGGATATAGCAGCGGTGGATCATTTGGTGATGATCATGGAAATGGAGGCGGTCATGGATCTTTTGGAGGTGACCATGGATCCTTTGGAGGTGGTCATGGGTCCTTCGGAGGCGGTCATGGGTCCTTCGGAGGCGGTCATGGATCCTTCGGAGGCGGTCATGGATCCTTTGGAGGCGACCAAGGTTCCTTTGGAGGAGACCACCATGGAGGAGGAggcggaggaggaggagacCACCatggaggaggaggaggagaccACCatggaggaggaggaggaggaggaggaggagaccACCATGGCGGTGGTGGTAGTGGAGGATTATCAACTTCCTATGGTGCTCCGGCACAATCTTATGGCCCCCCAGCGCAATCTTATGGACCACCAGCGCAATCCTATGGACCACCAGCGCAATCCTATGGACCACCAGCGCAATCCTATGGACCACCAGCTCAACCTCAAGGAAAATGGGAGAAGAAATTAACGTGGAAAGCAGAATGGAAGCAGATTTGGA
The DNA window shown above is from Bombus pyrosoma isolate SC7728 linkage group LG7, ASM1482585v1, whole genome shotgun sequence and carries:
- the LOC122569626 gene encoding uncharacterized protein LOC122569626, yielding MRSSLLFLCCFLFVSALGDPIRTKKEAPLSPPPSQYGPPATSYGVPNVGSSYNAPSDSYGAPPPPSSSYGAPSSSYGAPSGPSSSYHAPSGPSSSYNAPSSSYGAPLGPSSSYGAPSSSYGVPSGPSSSYGAPSSSYGVPAGPSSSYGAPSDHGADHGSFGGDQGYSSGGSFGDDHGNGGGHGSFGGDHGSFGGGHGSFGGGHGSFGGGHGSFGGGHGSFGGDQGSFGGDHHGGGGGGGGDHHGGGGGDHHGGGGGGGGGDHHGGGGSGGLSTSYGAPAQSYGPPAQSYGPPAQSYGPPAQSYGPPAQSYGPPAQPQGKWEKKLTWKAEWKQIWKTEQKLIWKQEWKKIQVPVWKEVQVPAWKEVKVPVWKKVQKPIWKEIQVPAWKEVQVPAWKKVWKPVWKEVQVPIWKEVQVPDWKKVWVPEWIKIGIPGEQYVGKDHHGWQYTSHDLWKKKLIWKPVWKKIWRTEKKQVWVSEKKLEWKAEWKQIWKTEKKQVWVSDKKLVWKEESVQVWVPEKKQIWVTQKKQVWKDEWKSKWVPVWKDVQVPAWKKIWKPVWEKVWVQADPHHDEHHGYK